The Aedes albopictus strain Foshan chromosome 1, AalbF5, whole genome shotgun sequence genomic interval CGGCGGCAAGTGCAGGGGTTCTGTTCAGACTTCCAAGGCTAGCAAAGGAATCAGCAACTGAACTACAATCATTGCTCCAAGGATTCGAACGTATTACAGAGACGCTGGATCGGCTGGTAAacctacagacaaacagacgtaactcttaaaggaaattccccTAAAACTTTTGACCGgtttctttttcatgagcacactgccacatATTGGTAAAACCGCAAGCGACACTGCGGCTATGATGGATTTCAATTTGACGTTTATCTAAGACGCACACTATTAAACAAGGCGCCTGTAAttctcgtttgcatcattcagcaacgtgtacactggcaaacgtcaaagcgatcgaacactagcgcatctggtggaaggatcgcgcaaaacaaatgaaatttgaattgatcgttaaatgcatgtgccaagtcgttttgaagagtgttacgtctgtttgtctgtgctaatggATTGCAAGGATTTGCTGTTGATAGACATCCTGTGTGCTCGCTTGGATTCAACCACGAGGAGCAGTTCTTTCGTCAACAAAGGAGGAGGATacaacagagaaacagacgtcacagtctactcgcttcccatcgattacctttttaacggttgattcaaatattcggtagttggtcaatcgaccagtcgcggcgctggcatcatttttgctcctgtttgacgtttgctcactaccgccatctagtgttGGCTTGTCCAAACACGGCATGATTAGTGTTAGGACGATTTGTCGCGGAACTAAAACCACCCATCGACAGCAGCTTTTTACTccaagcagcttcaatactgcaatttatttattcaattattATTACATTTTTACATTACTTGGTATTAAATCTTACAATGTGGTATTCGCTCTCGGGACAAACGTATCTCCTAACTGCATTGCCCTTTCTCGTTCACTAACCAAACGACACTGCCGAGTTGTAAAATTATAACCACCGTCGGCCTTCGCACCGCCGCTTATGTACTACACTCTTGCTTTTGAGTTACCAGTTCCACTCAACAGCAAGCGTACTGAAACTGTACGCAACATTCCCCCCCGTGGAACTGGTGACGAACTAGATCTCCAAATTATTTAATGCGGTCCAGTTTTCGTTTGATGCTCCCTTGAATTTGCAAAGCATTTTGCTACTCAGCATCTTCGATCTAGATGGCAGCACCGTACCGCCGGTGATGCACATTGCGGTAGGTACATACACCCAAATCGAGCCAACTCGTTCCACTGCTTCACCACAATACCCACCGGGATCAAACAGCATTGTTTTTAATTGATGACGATCGCCTCGCATTCTACCGCGGCGGCGGCGAGCGTGCTGATCCGAGTCGTTTTGTTTTGCACAGGTCTCGTATGCATCACACATCACAAAGACCATTGTTTCCACGGCTTCAGTTTCGTATTTTGACTCACTCTCTGGAATTTCAGTATACATTCGATTGCTGCTGTGGGTCGATGACGTCAGATATCGGGTGCTGATGAACGAAACAGCTGTAGAATCAGCTGATATTGTTTTGCTACACTTTGTGTGAGTCGTACACACTCGATCACCGCTGATGACGCTTTGCTGCACAGAAGATGAAGAGGCTACTTTTTTCGGACACGATGTTTTACTGCAGTCATTTTGTGGCTGGGTTTTGTCACATTTTGGAATCGGCTCCTCCGCCGTTCCCTCGCTGACGTTGCTCCCATCGTATTGCCGTAACACTGCTTCCCTTTTCGCGCTGAAATCTGCCCTCATTTTCTGTGCTGCCTTCTCGAATTCTTCCTCCATTTTCACCAGTTCTCGCTGGTATTCTTCTTCGAGGCGGCGTTCTTCCTCTTCATAATACTTTCGCCAAAACTCTTTCTGCTCCTCGTGATGCTTCCGCCATAGCTTGCTCTTCTCTTCTAGAAGGGAAAGTTCTCTCATCGTACTTTCCATGGCGGGATGCTGCTGGCTGATGTATCACATTTATTGAAGTTTGTTAGGACGATTTGTCGCGGAACTAAAACCACCCATCGACAGCAGCTTTTTACTccaagcagcttcaatactgaaatttatttattcaattattattacatttttacattaggggctgtccataaaccacgtggtcattggggggggggaTGGTTCG includes:
- the LOC134284963 gene encoding uncharacterized protein LOC134284963; the encoded protein is MESTMRELSLLEEKSKLWRKHHEEQKEFWRKYYEEEERRLEEEYQRELVKMEEEFEKAAQKMRADFSAKREAVLRQYDGSNVSEGTAEEPIPKCDKTQPQNDCSKTSCPKKVASSSSVQQSVISGDRVCTTHTKCSKTISADSTAVSFISTRYLTSSTHSSNRMYTEIPESESKYETEAVETMVFVMCDAYETCAKQNDSDQHARRRRGRMRGDRHQLKTMLFDPGGYCGEAVERVGSIWVYVPTAMCITGGTVLPSRSKMLSSKMLCKFKGASNENWTALNNLEI